A section of the Bradyrhizobium oligotrophicum S58 genome encodes:
- a CDS encoding GFA family protein has translation MTQSYAGGCACGAVRYQISGEPAVMLDCQCRQCQRDSGTGHQSHLTFVAAEVKVEGEVSHWQSTGDGGTVKQRAFCPTCGSHVHLTFPAMPDVFIVPPASLDDPSRYKPQLVSWTAAGQAWDHLDPALPRFDKMPPR, from the coding sequence ATGACCCAGTCCTATGCCGGCGGCTGCGCCTGTGGCGCGGTTCGCTACCAGATCTCGGGCGAGCCAGCCGTGATGCTGGACTGCCAGTGCCGGCAATGCCAGCGCGACAGCGGCACCGGGCATCAATCGCACCTCACCTTCGTTGCGGCGGAGGTCAAGGTCGAAGGCGAGGTGTCGCATTGGCAGAGCACAGGCGACGGCGGCACCGTGAAGCAGCGCGCGTTCTGCCCGACCTGCGGCTCGCACGTCCACCTGACATTTCCCGCGATGCCCGATGTGTTCATTGTTCCGCCAGCGAGCCTCGACGACCCCAGCCGCTACAAGCCGCAGCTGGTGTCCTGGACGGCGGCGGGGCAGGCCTGGGATCACCTCGATCCGGCGCTGCCGAGATTCGACAAGATGCCGCCGCGGTGA
- a CDS encoding SRPBCC family protein, protein MNQTVKPDTQGIVVEEIFPHAPEVIWKALTNGELIGRWLMAPTGFEAVVGNRFTFQTTPAGRWDGTIHCEVLEVAPNERLSYAWKGGHDSNVGYGAPLETVVTFSLSRAETGTRLRLVHSGFVLPANETAYRKMSEGWKKVVANLDRIAGEEASSKQLH, encoded by the coding sequence ATGAACCAGACCGTGAAGCCGGATACGCAGGGCATCGTCGTGGAGGAGATTTTCCCCCATGCGCCGGAGGTCATCTGGAAAGCCCTGACCAATGGCGAGCTGATCGGCCGCTGGCTGATGGCACCCACGGGGTTCGAGGCCGTCGTCGGCAATCGTTTCACCTTCCAGACCACGCCGGCCGGCCGATGGGACGGCACCATTCACTGCGAGGTGCTGGAGGTCGCGCCGAACGAGCGGCTGTCCTACGCGTGGAAGGGCGGCCACGACAGCAACGTCGGCTACGGCGCGCCGTTGGAGACGGTGGTCACCTTCAGCCTGTCGAGGGCCGAGACGGGCACGCGCCTGCGCCTGGTGCATTCCGGCTTCGTGCTTCCGGCCAATGAGACCGCCTATCGCAAGATGAGCGAAGGCTGGAAGAAGGTCGTCGCCAATCTCGACCGGATCGCCGGCGAAGAGGCGTCGTCGAAACAGCTGCACTGA
- a CDS encoding ArsR/SmtB family transcription factor: MIQSEPITAVMRALADPTRRAVFERIVEADEITVVELTRGSTVTQGAISQHLKSLKQAGLVCERPEGRKVYYRAEPRGLAPLADWMSHYGVFWRDRFADLRNLLKDIDP; encoded by the coding sequence ATGATCCAGTCTGAACCCATCACGGCCGTCATGCGCGCGCTGGCCGACCCCACGCGGCGCGCGGTGTTCGAGCGCATCGTCGAGGCCGACGAGATCACCGTGGTCGAGTTGACCCGCGGCAGCACCGTGACGCAGGGCGCCATCTCGCAGCATTTGAAATCCTTGAAGCAGGCCGGTCTGGTCTGCGAGCGCCCAGAAGGGCGCAAGGTCTACTACCGCGCCGAGCCACGCGGCCTCGCGCCGTTGGCCGACTGGATGAGCCACTACGGCGTGTTCTGGCGCGACCGTTTTGCCGATCTGAGAAACTTGCTGAAGGACATCGATCCATGA